In Lewinellaceae bacterium, a single window of DNA contains:
- a CDS encoding TonB-dependent receptor: MRTLLLCLMLGKTVSFYGQGTGPVLDASFNGLGWPAFVEKAEKRFGLHFFYSPADIYDIQLSPITVEIPLGRYLEENLEGREVFVAIDEKGRVFLTREAPLILSLPRDVYPLVKEEQKPEGTEPGEETSGSNFLETASKARGRVLVIGTKKEGLREKRVALSGYVFDQENKEPIAGATLWVKELGTGVAAGTDGAYRLVLDKGIYTLFLRDLNHQEEEVSVELLSSGRQDFYLEPKSILLQGVTVTSDQYNRVQSAKMGFERLTTQSIKEIPLVLGERDILKVANLLPGIQSVGEGAAGLNVRGSPADQNLFYIDHVPVYNTSHLFGFFSAFNSEAISDFSLSKSNIPAKYGGRLASIFDITAKEGDKEEFKARGGISPITGRLMVEGPLQKGKSSFMAGIRSTYSNWLLGLIKNPDFNNSRAYFGDGMAKASFALNDKDRLTAFGYYSLDDIDFAETTRFKTENIGTSLAWNHFFNDRNSLNASLAYSKYGLDVENREVLFEAYRQDNQLEHAEARLDFALRPNSRHLANFGANAILYRIDQGAFLPAGEASLVLPKDLGQEKGLEAGLYLSDEWEASSRVTLNGGLRYNLYASLGPQSVFSYPEGAPKEEGSVQDTLYFGANERIATYTGLDIRLGAKYTFSPNWSLKASYNSLHQYVFLLSNTIALAPADKWKLADYHIKPMQGGQFSLGIYTFLAQKKLEFSIESYYKKVDNLVEYKDGADLLANEVPEWDVLQGQLDAYGLEFMLKKPQGRLNGWVNYTYSRATVLVNGALDEEKINFGKAYPANYEKPHFFNLVANYKFVRRFSISANLVYSTGRPITYPTTLYYQNGIPLISFTDRNEYRIPDYFRADLSVKVEGNLKAKKLLHGSWAFSLYNLTGRHNAYNVYFKTSNSGRAKGYRVSIFANPIFSVSYNIKLGNYED, from the coding sequence TTGCGAACGCTACTCTTGTGCCTGATGCTGGGGAAAACGGTTTCCTTTTACGGCCAGGGCACGGGCCCGGTTCTGGATGCCTCGTTTAATGGGTTGGGCTGGCCGGCTTTTGTAGAAAAAGCGGAAAAACGGTTCGGCCTGCATTTTTTTTATAGCCCCGCCGATATTTACGATATCCAGTTAAGCCCCATCACTGTTGAAATTCCCCTTGGGCGATACCTGGAAGAAAACCTGGAAGGCCGGGAAGTTTTCGTCGCAATTGATGAGAAGGGGCGCGTCTTCCTTACAAGAGAGGCCCCTCTCATCTTGAGCCTGCCCCGAGATGTTTATCCTCTGGTGAAAGAGGAACAAAAACCGGAAGGCACAGAACCCGGAGAAGAAACAAGCGGTTCCAATTTTCTGGAAACGGCCAGCAAAGCCCGGGGCAGGGTGTTGGTTATCGGCACTAAAAAAGAGGGCTTGAGGGAAAAAAGGGTTGCTCTGAGCGGGTATGTGTTCGACCAGGAAAACAAGGAACCTATTGCCGGGGCTACTTTATGGGTGAAAGAGCTCGGCACCGGCGTTGCTGCCGGGACGGACGGGGCCTACCGGTTGGTGCTCGATAAGGGAATTTATACTTTATTCCTCCGGGATCTTAACCACCAGGAGGAAGAAGTGAGCGTGGAACTGCTCTCCAGCGGCCGCCAGGATTTCTACCTGGAACCCAAAAGCATTCTGCTGCAGGGCGTAACCGTGACCTCCGATCAGTACAACAGGGTGCAAAGCGCCAAAATGGGATTTGAAAGGCTGACTACCCAAAGCATCAAAGAGATTCCGCTGGTGCTGGGGGAAAGAGACATCCTGAAGGTGGCCAATCTCCTGCCGGGTATCCAAAGCGTCGGCGAAGGCGCCGCCGGTCTAAATGTGCGGGGCAGCCCGGCCGACCAGAACCTGTTTTACATCGACCATGTGCCGGTTTACAATACCTCTCATCTGTTTGGGTTCTTCTCGGCTTTCAATTCGGAAGCGATCAGCGATTTCTCCCTTTCCAAAAGCAATATACCGGCTAAGTACGGCGGAAGGCTGGCCTCCATCTTTGACATTACGGCCAAGGAGGGCGATAAAGAAGAATTTAAAGCCAGAGGGGGAATCAGCCCCATCACCGGCAGGCTGATGGTGGAAGGGCCTCTGCAAAAAGGCAAAAGCAGTTTTATGGCAGGCATCCGCTCTACTTATTCCAACTGGTTGCTGGGCCTCATTAAAAATCCGGATTTTAACAACAGCCGGGCCTACTTCGGCGATGGCATGGCCAAGGCCTCTTTTGCGCTGAATGACAAGGACCGCCTGACCGCCTTTGGCTACTACAGCCTCGATGACATTGACTTCGCTGAAACTACCCGGTTTAAAACCGAAAATATCGGCACATCCCTGGCCTGGAACCATTTTTTCAATGACCGGAACAGCCTCAATGCTTCCCTGGCCTACAGCAAATACGGGCTGGACGTGGAAAACCGGGAAGTGCTCTTCGAAGCTTATCGCCAGGACAACCAATTGGAACATGCCGAAGCCAGGCTGGATTTCGCCCTTCGCCCCAACAGCCGGCATCTGGCCAATTTCGGCGCCAATGCCATCCTGTACCGCATCGATCAGGGCGCCTTCCTCCCGGCGGGAGAGGCCAGCCTGGTTCTGCCCAAAGACCTCGGCCAGGAAAAAGGGCTGGAAGCAGGGCTGTACCTCAGCGATGAGTGGGAAGCCTCCAGCCGGGTCACGCTCAACGGGGGCCTGCGCTACAATTTGTACGCCTCTTTAGGGCCTCAATCGGTATTTTCCTACCCGGAGGGAGCCCCTAAAGAAGAAGGATCGGTTCAGGATACCTTGTATTTTGGCGCCAATGAGCGCATCGCCACCTATACCGGCCTGGATATCCGCCTTGGCGCTAAGTACACTTTTTCTCCAAATTGGTCGCTAAAGGCCTCCTACAACAGCCTTCACCAGTACGTTTTCCTGCTTTCCAATACCATTGCCCTGGCGCCGGCCGACAAGTGGAAACTGGCCGATTATCACATAAAACCCATGCAGGGAGGCCAGTTTTCTCTGGGAATTTACACCTTCCTGGCGCAGAAGAAGCTGGAGTTTTCTATAGAATCGTACTACAAAAAAGTGGACAATCTGGTAGAATACAAGGATGGGGCCGACCTGCTGGCCAACGAAGTGCCGGAATGGGACGTTCTCCAGGGGCAACTCGATGCTTACGGCCTGGAATTTATGCTTAAAAAACCGCAGGGCCGCCTGAATGGCTGGGTGAATTATACGTACTCCCGGGCAACAGTGCTGGTCAATGGAGCACTCGATGAAGAAAAAATCAATTTTGGAAAGGCCTATCCGGCCAATTACGAGAAGCCCCATTTCTTCAACCTGGTGGCCAATTACAAATTCGTCCGCCGCTTCAGCATTTCAGCCAATTTGGTCTATTCTACCGGCAGGCCCATCACCTATCCCACAACCCTGTACTACCAAAACGGCATTCCCCTGATCAGCTTTACTGACCGGAATGAATACCGAATCCCTGATTATTTCCGGGCCGACCTCTCGGTAAAGGTGGAAGGCAACCTGAAAGCCAAAAAGTTGCTGCACGGGAGTTGGGCGTTTTCTCTTTACAACCTGACGGGCCGGCACAACGCCTACAATGTTTATTTTAAAACTTCAAACAGCGGCAGAGCAAAGGGGTATAGGGTATCTATTTTTGCCAACCCCATTTTTTCGGTTAGCTATAATATTAAACTCGGGAATTATGAAGATTAG
- a CDS encoding DUF4249 domain-containing protein has product MKISTGEILFFLALACTSCIEEFQPALKNFDNLLVVDGHIANEPGPYTIKLSTSANLDIVKYNPLPGATVAIEEENGPVEILIETEPGVYQTSASGIQGEIGRKYQLRIATPDGRRYESGFEEIKQPTEIASVSAKYDTRYYDAEEGPIPGYQFYIGTGPSPYEKDYYLWLMEGTYKYKADLNITHVYTDRIRPFQNGDSLKTCWLTYQVSKLTTASTANQAERQLAGVPLFFLRGDNKKLSIRYSLLTRQYSISHEAYLFWNGIERQSSQDGSLYTTQPYQIRGNIRNVQDPDEPVLGYFFAAGVSENRSFFNPPPELNVHLPVCGLDYDGIQAAPPPEYWPVFVTTGDEGLALSGRGCLDCRELGGSITPPEFWEE; this is encoded by the coding sequence ATGAAGATTAGCACGGGCGAGATACTCTTCTTTTTAGCCCTGGCATGCACTTCCTGCATTGAGGAATTTCAGCCGGCGCTGAAAAACTTTGACAACCTGCTGGTCGTCGACGGCCATATCGCCAACGAACCGGGCCCCTATACCATTAAATTGTCCACCTCGGCCAACCTGGATATTGTCAAATACAACCCCTTGCCGGGGGCAACGGTGGCCATCGAAGAAGAGAATGGCCCGGTGGAAATACTCATCGAAACCGAGCCCGGGGTTTACCAGACCTCCGCCAGCGGGATACAAGGCGAGATAGGCCGGAAATACCAGCTCCGCATTGCCACTCCGGACGGGCGGCGCTACGAGTCCGGTTTCGAAGAGATAAAACAACCTACGGAAATCGCGTCGGTAAGCGCGAAGTACGATACCCGCTACTATGATGCGGAAGAAGGCCCCATACCTGGTTACCAGTTTTACATCGGCACCGGCCCCTCTCCCTACGAAAAGGATTATTACCTGTGGCTAATGGAAGGCACCTACAAATACAAGGCAGATCTCAATATTACGCACGTATATACCGACCGGATCAGGCCATTCCAAAACGGAGATTCCCTGAAGACCTGTTGGCTGACATATCAGGTCAGCAAGTTGACAACGGCCAGCACTGCTAACCAGGCGGAGCGGCAGTTGGCCGGCGTTCCGCTCTTTTTCCTGCGGGGAGATAACAAAAAACTGTCGATCCGTTACAGCCTTTTGACCAGGCAATACTCCATCAGCCATGAAGCCTATTTGTTCTGGAACGGCATTGAACGCCAAAGCTCGCAGGACGGCTCCCTTTACACCACCCAGCCCTATCAGATCCGGGGAAACATTCGCAATGTGCAGGACCCTGACGAACCGGTACTGGGGTATTTTTTCGCAGCCGGGGTTTCGGAAAACCGCTCTTTTTTCAATCCGCCTCCGGAATTAAACGTTCATTTGCCGGTATGCGGCCTGGATTACGATGGAATACAGGCTGCCCCTCCTCCCGAATATTGGCCTGTTTTCGTGACGACCGGCGATGAGGGTTTGGCCCTCTCGGGCCGGGGGTGCCTGGATTGCCGGGAGTTGGGCGGATCGATCACCCCACCGGAATTCTGGGAAGAGTAA
- a CDS encoding CPBP family intramembrane metalloprotease has product MILEELISAILQLLAFTLIPFLVYIIRQRSVKGFFQYIGLKPSNRKANAWALATSLIFIIGAMGLVFISPDFKEALTAPGSITGKFRAMGFGVEAVVALLLIALIKTSLAEEILFRGFLAKRLIHVLGFQWGNLLQAAIFGLIHLLLFISITSSFFFPAFIFVFSGLGAYISAYINEKMADGSIIPGWIAHGLANVVSYSVMGFLI; this is encoded by the coding sequence ATGATACTAGAAGAATTAATTTCCGCCATCCTGCAGCTCCTCGCCTTCACCCTAATCCCTTTTCTGGTATACATCATCCGCCAGCGCTCCGTTAAGGGCTTTTTCCAGTATATCGGGCTGAAGCCCTCCAACCGGAAGGCGAACGCCTGGGCCCTGGCCACTTCCCTCATTTTCATCATCGGCGCGATGGGCCTTGTCTTCATCAGCCCTGACTTCAAGGAAGCCCTGACTGCTCCCGGAAGCATCACCGGCAAGTTCCGGGCTATGGGATTCGGGGTTGAGGCGGTGGTGGCGCTGTTACTTATAGCTCTGATAAAAACTTCGCTGGCCGAGGAAATTTTATTCCGGGGCTTTCTGGCTAAACGGCTCATCCATGTCCTGGGGTTTCAATGGGGAAACCTCCTGCAGGCGGCTATTTTCGGGTTGATTCACCTTTTGTTGTTTATCTCCATTACTTCGAGTTTCTTCTTCCCGGCCTTTATCTTCGTTTTTTCCGGCCTGGGCGCTTACATCTCTGCCTACATCAATGAAAAGATGGCGGATGGCAGCATCATTCCGGGCTGGATTGCGCATGGATTGGCTAATGTCGTTTCTTACAGCGTGATGGGGTTTTTGATCTAA
- a CDS encoding TonB-dependent receptor: MNSSKAILFALLLGLSNSLSAQPNGSVKGRITDAGTGAAIEYASITLYSAQDSSLADGMVTDAEGRFEFSRLARPEVYLVARFLGYETYSSETFLVNGQTDLGTIGLAVAGQALEEVEVTGKEITARHKVSKQVYDAGQFGSARGGTAADVLRSLPSVAVDQLGTITVRGAAGFLLLINGKPVQAQPEVVLNQIAANAIEDIEVITAPSAKYDPDGHAGIINVITRRGAADGIFLSANGLWGLPSAKTYNNAERSLRYGADVTVNYKKGKWDFSAGADFRRNDRAGGRRGYVNTYEDDILTEFPSQGERSYDEENYSGRASVVYTPNARQSVSASFYAGKRTKTRTADILYRQRRTRISTEQFLGTETYYDLFEQTGSGFFGGALVDSLTYFNQNNRVRRGDFLIAGLDYTYTFADKSTLKASNLFERTVLGGPTRNNNLAWPNLKDTLQRQTMDNDNPLNGLRLQLGYARKLGAFDWESGYQYRFLKHPGDFSYLDRNFQEGIWEINPLFTNSMELRRRIHALYTQVSGQWNKLEFIAGLRAETFSRDVEIARPDTLFELSRFNLFPSANLLYDMGNGLSAKAGYSRRIERATTVKVTPFPEREHSEVLEQGDAELLPEYIDLVEVGLIKEWGDHSAFATAYYQNITDVVNRSNTVFNDTILNRIYTNAGSATAYGLETGATFYPAKWWQCYLGGNVYNYRIKGRLFGEKINRANTVYSIGFNSKFTFSPGMELQLNFNYLSEKVTAQGKDSRFFTPNLAFRKYLLGKKLALAFQWLNIDMGLLNSNESFKSTWSDDFFLKTAYIIEADVFLLSVSYQINQPSKKMKFIRSEFGAEEF, translated from the coding sequence ATGAACAGCTCAAAAGCAATCCTCTTCGCCCTCCTGCTCGGCCTGAGCAATTCGCTCTCTGCTCAACCTAACGGATCAGTAAAAGGCCGGATCACCGACGCCGGCACCGGCGCAGCCATCGAATACGCCAGCATCACCCTCTATTCCGCTCAGGACTCCAGCCTGGCCGACGGCATGGTGACCGATGCGGAGGGCCGGTTCGAGTTTTCCCGGCTGGCGCGGCCCGAAGTATACCTGGTTGCCCGGTTCCTGGGGTATGAAACCTACAGTTCAGAGACTTTTTTGGTAAACGGCCAAACAGACCTGGGCACGATCGGTTTAGCCGTTGCGGGCCAGGCCCTGGAAGAAGTAGAAGTCACCGGAAAGGAGATCACCGCCCGGCACAAGGTCAGTAAGCAGGTATATGATGCCGGGCAGTTTGGCAGCGCCCGGGGCGGCACGGCTGCCGACGTACTGCGCAGCCTTCCTTCTGTGGCCGTCGACCAGCTCGGAACGATCACCGTTAGGGGCGCTGCCGGTTTCCTGTTATTGATCAACGGAAAACCCGTACAGGCTCAACCGGAAGTCGTCCTGAACCAGATAGCGGCTAACGCCATTGAAGACATCGAGGTCATTACGGCCCCTTCCGCCAAATACGACCCCGACGGCCACGCCGGCATCATCAACGTGATCACCCGCAGGGGAGCCGCCGACGGCATCTTCCTGTCCGCCAACGGGCTGTGGGGCCTGCCCAGCGCCAAAACATATAATAATGCGGAACGCTCCCTGCGGTACGGCGCCGACGTTACGGTGAACTATAAAAAAGGAAAATGGGATTTCTCGGCAGGCGCCGATTTCCGGAGAAACGACCGGGCAGGCGGAAGAAGAGGATATGTAAATACGTACGAGGATGACATCCTTACGGAATTCCCTTCTCAGGGGGAAAGGAGCTATGATGAGGAAAACTACTCTGGCCGGGCTTCTGTGGTTTATACTCCCAATGCCCGGCAGAGCGTAAGCGCCAGCTTTTACGCCGGCAAACGCACCAAAACCCGGACGGCGGATATCCTGTACCGCCAACGAAGAACACGAATCTCCACCGAACAATTTCTGGGAACTGAAACTTACTACGATCTTTTCGAACAGACAGGCAGTGGTTTCTTCGGAGGCGCTCTGGTAGATTCCCTGACTTACTTCAACCAGAACAACCGGGTGCGCCGCGGCGATTTCCTGATCGCAGGCCTGGATTATACCTATACATTTGCCGACAAATCAACCTTGAAAGCCTCCAACCTGTTCGAACGGACTGTCCTGGGCGGCCCTACCCGAAACAACAACCTGGCCTGGCCAAATCTGAAGGACACCCTCCAACGCCAGACGATGGACAACGACAATCCGCTGAACGGCCTGCGCCTCCAACTGGGCTACGCCCGCAAACTGGGCGCGTTCGACTGGGAAAGCGGCTACCAGTACCGGTTCCTGAAACATCCGGGAGATTTTAGCTATCTGGACCGAAACTTTCAGGAGGGCATATGGGAAATCAACCCCTTGTTCACCAACAGCATGGAACTGCGCCGGCGCATCCACGCGCTGTATACCCAGGTTTCCGGACAGTGGAACAAGCTGGAATTCATCGCCGGCTTAAGAGCGGAAACATTCAGCCGGGACGTTGAGATCGCCCGGCCGGACACGCTGTTTGAATTGAGCCGCTTCAATCTTTTTCCTTCCGCCAACCTGCTGTACGATATGGGCAACGGCCTGTCGGCGAAAGCCGGATACAGCCGCCGCATCGAGCGGGCGACCACGGTTAAAGTGACGCCCTTTCCCGAAAGAGAACATTCGGAAGTACTGGAACAGGGAGACGCAGAGCTATTACCAGAATACATCGATCTGGTAGAAGTAGGGCTGATAAAAGAGTGGGGCGACCATTCCGCTTTTGCTACGGCCTATTATCAAAACATCACCGATGTCGTCAACCGGTCCAATACCGTCTTCAACGACACCATCCTGAACCGCATCTACACCAACGCAGGCAGCGCCACCGCCTACGGGCTGGAAACCGGCGCCACCTTTTACCCCGCCAAATGGTGGCAATGCTACCTGGGGGGCAATGTGTACAATTACCGGATCAAAGGCAGGCTGTTCGGCGAAAAGATCAACCGGGCCAACACGGTCTATTCGATCGGCTTCAACAGCAAATTCACCTTCTCTCCCGGTATGGAACTGCAGCTGAATTTCAACTACCTGTCCGAAAAAGTAACGGCCCAGGGTAAAGATTCGCGTTTCTTCACCCCCAACCTGGCCTTCCGGAAATACTTGCTCGGTAAAAAACTGGCACTGGCCTTCCAGTGGCTCAATATCGACATGGGCCTGCTAAACTCCAATGAATCGTTCAAATCGACCTGGAGCGACGACTTTTTCCTCAAAACCGCCTACATCATCGAGGCGGATGTGTTCCTGTTGAGTGTATCCTACCAGATCAACCAGCCTTCGAAAAAGATGAAGTTTATCCGGAGTGAGTTTGGGGCGGAGGAATTTTGA
- a CDS encoding Uma2 family endonuclease has translation MQSVPKDKLYLIYPETDGEPMAENTLQFEWIVLIKLGLEACFTDRYDVFVAGDLFWYPVEGRPDIRLAPDILAVIGRHKGHRGSYMQWVEDHIPPQVVFEILSPGNRSGEMAKKFEFYRRYGVEEYYIYDPHQNKLEGYLREGEQLVAIPEIRQWISPLLGIRFEWTVDTLTLYRPDGERFLSYLELLEFNREAVQKLNKQREQLYEEIKKTQKAQSEALKEKQRAEEEKQKAKKEKQRAKEEKQRAEQEKQRAEQEKQRAEQEKQRADTAEKRAQQMAEKLRQMGIDPDAL, from the coding sequence ATGCAAAGCGTACCCAAAGATAAACTGTATTTGATCTACCCCGAAACCGATGGAGAACCCATGGCTGAAAATACCCTCCAATTCGAATGGATCGTGCTGATCAAGCTGGGCCTGGAGGCTTGCTTCACCGACCGCTATGATGTATTTGTCGCCGGCGACCTGTTTTGGTACCCGGTGGAAGGCCGGCCGGATATCCGCCTGGCCCCCGATATACTGGCGGTTATCGGCCGCCATAAAGGCCACCGCGGCTCCTATATGCAATGGGTGGAAGACCACATTCCGCCCCAGGTGGTATTCGAAATCCTGTCTCCCGGCAACCGTTCCGGAGAAATGGCAAAAAAGTTCGAGTTCTACCGGCGCTATGGGGTGGAAGAATACTACATTTATGACCCGCATCAGAACAAACTGGAAGGGTATCTTCGCGAAGGGGAGCAACTCGTCGCCATACCCGAAATCCGCCAGTGGATCAGTCCCTTACTGGGTATCCGTTTTGAATGGACGGTGGATACCCTGACGTTATATCGGCCAGACGGCGAGCGTTTCCTCTCCTACCTGGAGTTGCTGGAGTTTAACCGGGAAGCTGTTCAAAAGCTGAACAAACAACGCGAACAGCTTTATGAGGAGATAAAAAAAACACAGAAGGCCCAGTCAGAAGCCCTGAAGGAGAAGCAAAGAGCGGAAGAGGAGAAGCAAAAAGCGAAGAAAGAGAAGCAAAGGGCTAAAGAGGAGAAGCAAAGAGCAGAGCAAGAGAAACAGAGAGCAGAGCAAGAGAAACAGAGAGCGGAGCAAGAGAAACAGAGAGCGGATACTGCCGAAAAGCGCGCTCAGCAGATGGCGGAGAAACTGCGCCAAATGGGCATTGATCCTGATGCGCTATAG
- a CDS encoding SDR family oxidoreductase, with protein sequence MIAFSFINKVAIITGAGLGIGFEIARQLAWAGASVVLNDIDSQLAGQAAEKIREQGGICLPVTGDASSFDVIDQMVKTAVREFGHLDFAIANAGITTFGNFLEYELEQFQQLITVNLQGSFFLAQAAARQLVKHGTGGRILFMSSVTGHQAHPNLAAYGMTKAALEMLAKSLGVELAPHRITVNAIAPGATLTERTLRTEPDYKKNWDRVIPTGATSMPADIAHAALFLLSDSARQVTGQSLVVDGGWTAVSPTPGPDAPDSPGT encoded by the coding sequence ATGATTGCTTTTTCTTTTATCAATAAAGTAGCCATAATCACCGGCGCCGGGCTGGGGATCGGCTTTGAAATTGCCCGTCAACTGGCATGGGCGGGCGCTTCGGTAGTCCTGAATGATATTGACAGCCAATTGGCGGGCCAAGCGGCCGAAAAGATTCGGGAGCAGGGCGGCATTTGCCTGCCCGTAACCGGCGACGCCAGCAGCTTTGACGTGATCGATCAAATGGTCAAAACCGCTGTTCGGGAATTTGGCCATCTGGACTTCGCTATCGCCAATGCCGGCATCACTACCTTCGGCAATTTCCTGGAGTATGAATTGGAGCAATTTCAACAATTGATAACCGTCAATTTGCAGGGTTCTTTTTTCCTGGCGCAGGCCGCCGCCCGACAGCTGGTGAAACATGGAACCGGCGGGCGCATCCTCTTTATGTCTTCAGTCACCGGCCATCAGGCGCATCCCAACCTGGCAGCCTACGGCATGACTAAGGCAGCCCTGGAGATGTTGGCCAAAAGCCTGGGGGTGGAACTGGCGCCTCACCGCATTACCGTAAACGCCATCGCCCCCGGCGCCACATTAACAGAGCGTACCCTTCGAACGGAGCCGGATTACAAGAAAAACTGGGACCGGGTGATCCCTACCGGCGCTACCTCCATGCCTGCTGATATCGCTCACGCTGCCCTTTTCCTGCTATCCGATAGCGCCCGGCAGGTCACCGGCCAGAGTTTGGTTGTGGATGGGGGGTGGACGGCGGTGAGCCCGACGCCGGGCCCGGATGCGCCAGATTCACCTGGTACGTAA
- a CDS encoding ATP-binding protein — protein MSLQQSPFKFLDAYQQDDHAIFFGREQETEALYEALSGVKQLLVYGPSGAGKTSLIECGLRNQFSDADWFALTIRRGSNVVASVYQSINEALENPIPLDEITQLPKDKSKSFGHAIEDLFSERYQPIYLLFDQFEELLLLGKEEEKRDFFTRLHELIRYKVPCRVLLIMREEFIGHLSEYEPLCPSLFQNRFRLEKMGPDGVRAVIKQTLAAPQFQAFFTVEDAEGLANAVRPSLNDPQKEIELTHLQVFLSELWDRARTAALPQEMPHLSRRLLQKEDNLETVLDSFLKKQLKELDATHRENTALEVLAAMISERHTKLQLSKEEIEQDLRGNGIELANPTLLLTDLKERRLVRTLKTGSRPRYEISHDVLARIVGQNLTEEMRMREKAREVYRVYGERQGVLSQQDLDYLRPYQAYLAPPPELIERMEEGKQQAAEKYARARRQLRLVRGLLVVAVLGLLTAGFFAWRANEGKKKALAEEAKARQAVLDFQRENADKERLKFQDLKRRANIILDIGGCPLEILQEMRQITEGHPDSTAFKTTLSQLANKNPDCI, from the coding sequence ATGAGTTTGCAGCAATCCCCATTTAAATTCCTGGATGCTTACCAGCAGGACGACCACGCCATCTTCTTCGGGCGGGAGCAGGAAACGGAGGCGCTCTACGAAGCTCTCAGCGGCGTAAAGCAGCTACTGGTATATGGCCCTTCCGGCGCGGGTAAGACCAGCCTGATAGAGTGCGGGCTGCGCAACCAGTTTTCCGATGCCGACTGGTTTGCACTCACCATAAGGCGAGGATCGAACGTAGTGGCTTCTGTTTACCAAAGCATCAACGAGGCGTTAGAAAACCCCATTCCTCTCGACGAAATCACTCAACTGCCGAAAGATAAATCCAAAAGTTTTGGACACGCCATCGAAGACCTCTTCTCCGAGCGCTACCAGCCCATATACCTCCTCTTCGACCAGTTTGAAGAATTACTGCTACTCGGTAAAGAGGAAGAAAAGCGTGATTTTTTCACCCGCCTCCACGAGCTGATCCGCTACAAAGTGCCCTGCCGGGTGCTACTGATCATGCGCGAAGAATTTATCGGTCACTTATCCGAATACGAGCCGCTTTGCCCTAGCCTGTTCCAAAACCGTTTCCGCCTGGAAAAGATGGGCCCGGATGGCGTCCGAGCGGTCATTAAGCAAACGCTTGCCGCTCCTCAATTTCAAGCCTTCTTTACGGTAGAAGATGCCGAAGGGCTGGCAAATGCAGTGCGGCCTAGTTTGAATGACCCTCAAAAGGAGATTGAACTCACCCACCTGCAGGTGTTCCTCAGTGAGCTCTGGGACCGCGCCCGCACCGCGGCCCTGCCTCAGGAAATGCCGCACTTAAGCCGCCGTCTGCTCCAGAAGGAGGATAACCTAGAAACTGTACTCGACAGTTTTCTCAAAAAACAACTGAAGGAACTCGACGCTACCCATCGGGAAAACACTGCCCTGGAAGTGCTGGCGGCTATGATCTCGGAACGGCACACCAAGCTACAGCTGAGTAAAGAGGAGATTGAGCAGGATTTGCGCGGTAACGGTATCGAACTCGCTAACCCCACGCTCCTGCTCACCGATCTAAAAGAACGACGACTGGTCCGGACGCTTAAGACGGGCAGCCGCCCACGCTACGAGATCAGCCACGACGTGCTGGCGCGCATCGTCGGCCAGAACCTGACCGAGGAAATGCGGATGCGGGAGAAAGCCCGGGAGGTTTATCGGGTGTATGGAGAACGGCAGGGGGTATTGTCGCAACAGGACCTGGACTACCTGCGCCCTTATCAGGCGTACCTGGCCCCACCTCCCGAACTGATCGAGCGTATGGAGGAAGGCAAGCAACAGGCAGCAGAGAAATACGCCCGGGCCAGGCGGCAGCTGAGGCTGGTGCGAGGGCTGCTGGTAGTCGCTGTACTGGGGCTACTGACGGCGGGCTTTTTCGCCTGGAGAGCCAATGAAGGGAAGAAAAAGGCGCTGGCCGAGGAAGCTAAAGCAAGACAAGCCGTGCTTGACTTCCAGCGGGAGAACGCCGATAAGGAGCGCCTGAAGTTTCAGGACCTCAAACGCCGGGCAAACATTATACTCGACATAGGGGGATGCCCTCTGGAGATCCTGCAGGAAATGCGGCAGATCACAGAGGGTCATCCTGACAGCACCGCATTTAAAACAACCTTGTCCCAGTTAGCCAACAAAAACCCGGATTGTATATGA